The Saccharothrix violaceirubra genome segment GATCACCCGGTCGGAGGCATTGGACGTCGCGCTGTGCTACGGCTGGATCGACGGCAAGGCGTACTCCGGGGACGTGCCGGACGGGTGGTGGGCCCAGCGGTTCTCGCCGCGGCGCAAGCGCAGCCCGTGGTCGAAGATCAACTGTGGTCGGGTCGAGGAGCTGATCGCGGAGGGCCGCATGCGCCCGCCCGGTCTGGCACAGGTGGACCAGGCCAAGGAGGACGGCCGCTGGGGTGCCGCGTACGCGCCGCAGAGCACCGCCGAGGTGCCCGCCGACCTGCGGGCGGCGTTGGACGCCTCGCCGGTGGCCGCCGAGAGGTTCGACGCCCTGAGTCGCAGCAACCGGTACCAGATCCTGCTGAACGTGGAGAAGGCCGTGAAGCCGGAGACGCGGGCGCGGCGCATCGCCAACTACGTCCTGAAGTTGGCTTCGGACGGTCCTTTCCGGGCGTGACCGGCGTCGGGTAGCGTGCGGATCATGGTGAGTCCCGAGTCGGACGAGTCGGGGGCTTTCGGTCACGCCGTCAGCCCCTAGGACCGCTCGAACGCGCCCCGGGGGCGGGCGGTGGTGACGAGACGACCTCTTCGGCCTCTCCTCACCTCGGAGTCCTCCCTTTCCCGCATCGCTGTACCTGCTCGCCCTGGCCGTCTTCGCCATGGGCACCTCGGAGTTCATGCTCGCCGGGTTCCTGCCGGACCTCGCCGGGGACCTGCACGTCACCGTCGGCACGGCCGGCACGCTCACCACCGCGTTCGCGGTCGGCATGGTCGTCGGCGCACCGCTCGTGGCCGTACTCGCCCGCCGGTGGTCGGGTCGGGTGCTGCCCGGATTCGTGCTGGTGTTCCTGGCGACCCACGTCGTGGGCGCGACCACCTCGTCGTTCGCGGTGCTGTTCGCGACCAGGGTGGTCGCGGCGCTCGCGTACGCGGGATTCCTCGCCGTGGCGCTGACGACCGCGACCGGACTGGTCCCACCCGACCGGACGGGCCGTGCCCTCGCGGTGTTGCTGTCGGGCACCACCCTGGCGACGGTCGTCGGCGTGCCCGGAGGGGCGGTGCTCGGCGCGCTGTCCGGGTGGCGGTCCGCGTTCTGGGTCGTCACGCTGCTGTGCGTCCCGGCGGCGGTGGGCGTTCTCACCGGACGCCCCGCGCGAACCGCACCCGCGGCACGACCGGCCCTGCGCTCGGAGTTCGCCCTGCTCGGACGTCCGCGACTTGCCCTGGCCATGCTGCTCGGCGCCTTGGTGAACGCGGCGACGTTCGGCGGCTTCACCTTCCTGGCACCGGTCGTGACCGACACCGCCGGACTGGACGGACTGTGGGTACCTGTCGTCCTGATGCTCTTCGGCGTCGGGTCCTTCTTCGGCGTCACGGCCGCGGGCCGGCTGTCCGAGCGGCACCGCGACCGGGTCCTCGCGGTCGGCGGCCCCCTGCTGTCGCTCGGGTGGGCCGCCCTGGCACTACTGGCGGACGAGTCGGTCGCCCTCATGATCCTGGTGCCCGTCCAGGGCGCCCTGTCGTTCGCCGTGGGCGGCGTGCTGATCACGCGGGTGGTGCACGAGGCTTCCGGGGCGCCGACCCTGGCCGGCGCCTACGCGACCGCCGCGCTCAACGTCGGCGCCGCCGTCGGGCCGCTGGTGGCGGCGGGCACGTCGGGAACCCGGGGACCGCTCTGGGCGAGCGTGGCTTTGGTCGCCTTGGCGTCGCTCATCGCGTTCGCCGCGCGGAACGTCCTTACCGCACGGGAAGCCCACGACGCAGGGTCCGGAGAAAGGCGTCGAACCCGCCGTCGGTGAAGGACAGCTCACGCTTGTCCGGGTCCTTCGAGTCCCGGATCGCGCGGACGCCCAGCGTGGCGGCGACCTCGACGCACTGTTCGGGGTTGCCCACGCTGTGGCTGGACTTGCGCCATCGTCCGTCGTTCATCCTCGTGCCCTTTCAGCGCTTGTGGTTCAGGTCGTACTTCTCGGCGATGGCCGCGGCACAACGCATCAGCACCCGCCGCGCGTCGTCGCCCTCGGCCGCGACCGTCCACAGGGAGTCGGCGAGTTTGTGGTAGGTGGCGAGGTCGACGGGCGAGTCGGTGTCGATCTCGCTGTCGACGGTCTCGACGAGGACGCGGTGGCCCACGATCCAGAAGCCGTTGGTCGGCACGCTCGGGAGCACGGTGTCGAGCGGAATGATGCCGAAGCGGACGGCGGCCAGGCCGATCAGCGCGAGGAGCCGGTCGATCTGGGCGAGCATGACGTCGGGCGGGCACACGAAGTAGCGCAACGCCGATTCGCACATCAGGAGTTCGATGCTCTTGGTGCTGTCGTACAGGACACGCTGGCGTTCGAGGCGGATGCGGACGGCTTCATCGGTGTCCGGCGGGGTTTCCTGCAACTCCGCTGCGGTGACGAAGACGTGGCGGGCATATTCGGCGATCTGCACGAGCCCGGGGACGACCATGAGTTCGAAGGCGCGAATCCTGGTCGCGGCACCCTCGACCTCGACGCTGTACCGCTGGCGGTCGCCGTGCCCCTTGCGCAGCCGGTTCTTCCAGGAGTTGGTCTCGATGCGCATGCCGCGCAACTCGTCCCGCATCCGGGTGGCGACCGGTGCCGGCGCCTCGACCGCGTCGAGCCACGCCGCGACATCGGCATCCGTCGGGTCCTGCCGGTTGTTCTCGATCTTCGAGACCTTCGACGGGTGCCAGCCGAGCCTGTCGGCGAACTCCTTGCCGTTGAGGCCGGCTCCAATGCGGAGGAACCGCAGTTCGTCGGCGAACTCGACTCGACGCTTGTCCGGCGTGCTGCTCACGGTCTCCTCTTGATGGCTATCGCGATACGTACCGCTCGAACGCGACCGAATGCCGCCACGCCCGGTCGCGGTGGTGCCTGTACCGCGCCACCGTAGCCGGATCGGTCACGATCTCCGCACCGTCGAGCCCCGTCGGGGTGAAGCGCAGGATCGCCAGTCGTTCGTCGTCGAACAGCCAGAAGTCGTGTTCGGGCAGGTCGAGCCCCTGGGCCAGGGCTTGCGGAAGCACTCGGATGATCTCCCCGGCGTGGCGGCGGGGGCCTCGGGGTCGGTGACGACGGAACCTTGGACCACGTAGGTGTCCCGGTCGGTCAGGTAGAGGTTCGGGCAGGACCCGGTATTGCCCGTCGAGCCCAGGAAGGTCAACTTCGACACGAGGTCGTCGGCGACGACATCCACATCGCCGTCGGGCGCCAGGAGATCGACCTCGTGCTCACCCCACGAGCCACGCGGGAACCGCTGAGCCGCCGCACGGACGCCTTGAATGCCCCGGCCGCGCCCGACTCCCCTGACGCCGTGGACGACTGCGCCGACCACTCGACAATCCGACCCTGATCGGGAAACACCCGTCCGGACCGAGGACGTCGGCATGTCATCACGACAGTTCAGATGGCTTCCCCACGAGGGACACCGGCACGCCGTTCAGACCGACCTGGTGGCGGGGAGGGGAGGCACGACCCTGTGCGGACTCGCGGTCACGGCCCCGACCCACCCGCCACCGAGGTACCCCGACGGGTGTCGGCCCACCTGCGCGTTGTGCGATGCCGCGTGGCGACGTGCCGAAGGAATCCCGATACGCGCGGAAGGTCGACCTTCCGCGAAGTCCGTAGCGGACGCGCGAGGAAAGCCGCCCCGAGAGTCGGAATCGAAGCGACCCCATCCGCGACAATCCCCCTAGAGCAACGAAAGGTGCAAGGAACGCAGCCGAGACGACGGTTCGACGCCCAGCTCGCGGACCAAAGTGGTGCGCAACGTCCGATAAGCCTCAAGTGCCTGGAACTGGCGGCCCGAACGCGCCAACGCGGTCATGTGGTGGGCGCACAGGTTCTCGTTCAGCGGGTGGCGGGCGGTCAGCACGGCCAGTTCGCTCAACAGCACGTGGTGCCGCCCGCACCGCAGCTCGGCGTCGATCCGACACTCCACTGTGGACAGTCGGCTGTCCTCCAGCCTGGTCACCTCGATGGACAGCGAGTCCCCCGTGGGCACGTCCACCAGGGCCGGTCCGCGCCACAGGTCCAACGCCGCCCGGAAGTGGTGGGCCGCGGTCTCGTGGTCGGCGCGCTCGACGGCCTCCCGCCCCGCCTCCACCAGGCGTTCGTAGTCGGCCACGTCGACCGCCGTCGACGGCACGTCCAGCACGTAGCCGCCGAAACGCGTACCCAACGCGTCGCACCCGGCGTCGCGCATCAACCGGCGCAGCTGCTTCACATAAGTCTGAAGCGTGGCGTGCGCGCTGCGCGGCGGCCGGTCCCCCCACAGTTCCGCGAACAGCGTCGGCACCGGCACGACCCGGCCCGCACGCACCGCCAGCAGCGCGAACACCTGACGCGGCTTCGCCGCGGACGGCAGCACGGAACGGTGGTGCTCGGTCGCCTCCAACATGCCCAGAACCCTGATCTCCATCGCCGTTCCTCCCCTCGGCACCCGTTCGAGCCAAGTGGACCCCACGAACGGGCCGGCGCCCCAGTGGGCGGCACACCAGTCGGGGGTGAAAATCTCATGTCCGCTCCCGTTACGGCCGCACTACCGGCGACTTCGCCCGGCTCAGCAGAATTCCGACCATCAGATCACGGGCCGCCACCCGAGGAGCCGAGATGAACACCGACGCCATCACCGCCACCACCACCGACTGCGACCTCGTCATCCACGAGTTCGACCGCCCGAGCACGCTCGCCCTGGACTTCCTCGCGTTCAGCGTGCACACCTCCGGCCCGACGGCCGCCGCACCCGCCCTCGCGGTGTGAGCCGGAGCCGGCCGTGCGCACCCGGGAACGGATCGCGTTCAAGCGTCACCTCAAGACCGAGATCGTGCCCGGCGAGGCCGTCTACCTCGTCTCCGACGACCACGTGACGACCCTCCAGGGCCGGCACGTCGAAGCGCTCGCACCACTGCTCGACGGCACCCGCACGCCCGACCGCGTGCTCGCCGACCTGCCCGCCGACATCCCCGCGGACCAGGCCCGGCGCCTGCTCGACCGGCTGGACGCGGCGGGGTTGACCACCCTGCTGCCCGACGACGACCCCGAAGACGACCCCGAGGCGGCGTACTGGGACGCCGCCCGCCTGGCCGCACCGCGCGGCCGGGTCCGGGTCGTCCGGGTCGGCGACGTCCCCTTCGACACCACGGTCGACGCCCTGCGTCGCGCCGGACTGCACGTCACCGACGACGACGCCGACTTCACGATCGTCGTCTGCCGCGACTACCTCGACCCCGGCCTGCGCGTCGTCGACCGCGGCACGACGCCGTGGCTCCCGGTCAAACCGACCGGTGCGCGGGCCTGGGTCGGCCCGGTCTTCACCCCCGGCGACGGCCCGTGCCGCCGCTGTCTGGTCACCCGACTCGCCGCCAACCGCCCGGCCGAGGCGCACCTGTGCGCCTCGCTCGGGCGGCCCGGGCCGCTGGCCCGGCCGCTCGTCGGCCTGGCACCGGTCGCCGCGATCGCCTGCCATACCGCCGCACTGGAGGCGGCGAAGTGGCTGGCCGGGCACCGCCCGACGGGCCGCCGTGCCATCTGGGAGTTCGACAGCCTCGACCTGCGCGGCAACCGCCACGAGGTGTCCCGGCTGCCGCAGTGCCCCGAGTGCGGCGACCCCGGCGTGTGCCAGGAGCGCAACACCGCACCGGTGCTCCTGCGCTCCCGCACCAAGCGCTCCGTGGACGGCGGCGGGCACCGGTCCGCCTCGCCCGGCGAGGTGCTCGACCGCTACCGCCACCTGGTCGGCCCGGTCACCGGCGTGGTCCGGGACATCCGCCGGGACGACCGCGGCCACGCGTTCTTCAACTCCTACCGCTCCGGGACGAACACCGCGGTCGGTCCCACCGGCCTGGCCGCGTTGCGCTCCACTTTGCGCTGCGAGAACGGCGGCAAGGGCGTCACGCCGCTGCACGCCGAGGTCGGCGCGCTGTGCGAGGCGCTCGAACGGCACAGCGCCGTGCACCGGGGGGACGAGACCGTGGTGCGCGGCAGCTTCGACTGCCTCGACGACGCGGTGCACCCCGACTCCGTCCAGCTCTACGACCCGCGCCAGTACGTCGACCGGCATGCCTACAACGCCGCGCACTCCGCGTTCCAGCACGTGCCCGAGCCGTTCGACGACCGCGAGGTCCTCGACTGGACGCCGGTGTGGTCGCTGACCGCGCGACGCCACCGACTGCTGCCCACCGGCATGCTCTACTACGGTGCGCCCTCCCCCGCGTCCGTCACCGCGAACTCCAACGGGTGCGCCGCCGGGAGCAGCCTGGAGGACGCCGTCCTCCAGGGGATGTTGGAGATCGTGGAGCGCGACGCGATCGCGCTCTGGTGGTACAACCGCACCCGCATGCCCGCGGTCGACCTCGACGCGGCGGGCGACCCGTTCGTCGACGAACTGCGGGACGTGTACGCCGGACTCGACCGCGAGGTGTGGGTACTGGACCTGACCGCGGACCTGGGCATCCCGGTGCTGGCCGCGGTCTCGCGCCGGATCGGCGGGCCGCACGACGACGTCATGTTCGGGTTCGGGGCGCACCTGGACCCGAAGGTGGCGCTGCGCCGGGCGTTGACCGAGTTGAACCAGGTCATGCCGGCGGTGTGCGCGTTGCGCGAGGAGGACCGGCCGGGGTTGGACGTTGACCTGCGGAACTGGCTGCGGGACTGCACGGCCGACAACCAGCCGTACCTGCGGCCCGACCCGGTGCTGCCGGTCCGGCGGCCGGGCGACTTCGGGTACACGCCCGACGACGACCTGCTGACCGACGTCGAGGCCGTCCGGTCCACGTTGGAGCGGCGCGGCATGGAGGTGCTGGTGCTCGACCAGACGCGGCCCGACATCGGGTTGCCCGTCGTGAAGGTGGTCGTGCCCGGCATGCGGCACCACTGGTCGAGGCTCGGTCCGGGCCGGCTCTACGACGTGCCGGTGGAGCTGGGCCGGGTCGCCCGACCCGTCGCGTACGAGGAGACCAACCCGGTGCCGATGTTCCTGTGACCGGTGCCGGGCACGTGGGCCGGCAGAACTGGAGAAGCACCCGTGACATCCGAGTTCCCTTCCGGGAAGCCGCTGTTCTCGCTCCTGGAAGGCACGAGAGTCAGTGCCGGACGGCACCGGTTGACGGTGCACGGGCGGTGGGCCGACATCGACGTCGAGGACGACAGTCCGCTGGTACGCGAGGCGTTGTACCGGATGAGCCTGGGACCGGTGTCGCTGGAGCACATCCCGGTGCTGTTCGCCGAGTACAACCGGTGGTTGGCCGACGGGTTCTGCGGCCCGGAGTGGCCGCGGCTGAAACTGGCCCTCGACGGGCTTGGCGGGTGCGTGGTGCCGTCGCTGGGGTTGCACGACGGCGCGGGACCGACCCTGTCCCTCGTCGCCGTCGTCGGCCACGCGGAGTTCCACTGGCCGAGCATCGACGACAAGGAGTGCGTCGAACTGCTGCCGGGCACCCGGATCGGCGAGTACGACGGCGAACGGGCGCTGCTGCGTCGTGGCGCACCCTACGCCGTCGTGCTGCACCGCGCGCCCGCGGACCGGATCGCGGAGCTGCTGGCGAACGGCCCGACCACGGTCGTGGAGCTGGCCGACCGGCTGGGTGTGGACCGGCCGTTGGTCGCCGACGTGGTCGCCTACCTCGCGAGCGCGGGCGTTTTGTACGCCACTGACCAATTCCCACCCGGTGGGGATCCGCCGTACCGACGGTAAAATCACGGCTCGCAGTCGGCGACTGCGAGTTCCCTCTCCGGCTTGGGAGCACCTTGTGGCAGGAAGCCTCGATCCAGCACGACCGACCGGGCACGGCGCCGCCGGCCTCGCACCGCGCCTCACGTTGCTGGTCGTGACGGTCGTCTTCGGCGGCTTCGTCGTGAACGCGGCCCAGTACGTGGTCGCGGAGAGCACGGCGCTCGCGCACGTCGCGCCGGCCGCGTTCTGCCTGACCGTGATGATGGTGCTCCAGCTCGGCTTCTTCGCCACGCCCACGGCCGACGTGCGCAACGCCGTCGGCTACGCGGCGTTGGTGGTGCAGGCCGCCGTGGTGCTCGGCCCGATCGCCCTGTACGGCGAGGGCTGGACCGGAATGCCGGGGTTCCTGGCCGGCGACGTGCTGCTGGTGCTGCGCCCACCCGCCGGGTGGGTGCTGTTCGCGCTGATCGCGGCGGCCAACGGGTACGCCCAGTACCGGCTCACCGACGTGCCGCTGGAAGCCGTCTACATCACGACCCTGACCGCGGTGATCGGCCTGGTCGTCTACGGCCTGTCGCGCCTGCGGGGTCTGGTGCGGGAACTGGCCGACGCCCGGTCGGAACTGGCCGGTCTCGCCGTGGCGCGGGAACGCCTGCGGTTCGCCCGTGACCTGCACGACCTGCTCGGGTTCTCGCTGTCGGCGGTCACGCTCAAGGCGGAGCTGGCCTACCGGCTGGTGCCGGGCCGCAAGGACCACGCCCGGCGGGAGCTGGCCGAGATCCTCGACATCTCGCGGCAGGCGCTGGCCGACGTGCGCGCGGTCGCGTCGTCGTACCGGGAGCTGTCGCTGGACGACGAGCTGGCGTCCGCGCGGTCGGTGTTGACCGCGGCCGAGGTCGTCGTCTCCGTGCGGTGCACGGCGGGCGAGTTACCGACCCGGACCCGGACCGTGCTCGCGACCGTGGTGCGCGAGGGCGTCACGAACCTGTTGCGGCACAGCAAAGCCGAGACGTGCGACATCGTCGCGACGGCCACGGCCGACGGCGTGTCGATCGAGATCGTCAACGACGGCGTGCGGCCGGTGCCCGAGGAACGCCCGGACGGCAACGGGATCCGCAACCTCACCGCACGCGTGGAGGCGTTGGGCGGCACGCTCACCGCGGGCCCCGGACCGGACGACACCTACCGGTTGCACGCCGTGGTGCCGCACCTGTCCGAGGACGGGGACCAGGCCGACGCGACGCCCGACCCGCGCCGTGGCCAGGCCATGGCACCCCGGATCGGCACGTTGATCGCCACCGCCGTGTTCACCGGCTACGCGGTGATCGGCTCGGTGTTCGTCGTGGTCTCGAAGGCGGAGCCGGCCGGGCAGGTCTTCGCCGAGGCGTGCGTGCTGGCCTCGTTGGCGCTGGTGCTCGGGTTCTTCAGCCGCCCCGAGGCCCGGGTCCGCTCGCCCCTGGGCTACGCCCTGCTGGGCGTGCTGGCCCTGGTCACGTACCTGCCGGGCCTGCTGCTGGCCGATCCCTACCTGGGACTGCACGGCCTGCTCGCGGGCAGCCTGCTGGTGGCGCTGCGCGCCCGGGTCGGGCTGCCGCTGTTCTTCGCCGTGGTCGTGAGCGCGGGCGTCATCCACCTGCTGGAGGGCGGCGGCGCGATCAACGTGACGTACGGCTTCCTGGTCACGGTCAACCACGGCCTGGTCGTGTTCGCGTTGTCCCGGCTGCGGTCCATGGTCAGCGACCTGCACGAGGCACGGTCCGAACTGGCCGATCTCGCGGTGACCGGCGAACGGCTCCGGTTCGCCCGCGACCTGCACGACCTGCTCGGGTACTCGCTGTCGGCGATCACGCTCAAGACCGAGCTGACGCAGCGGCTGGTGGACCGCGATCCCGGCCGTGCGCAACAGGAGCTGTCCGGCATCCTCGACGTGTCCCGCCAGGCGTTGGCCGACGTCCGCGCCGTGGCCACCTCCTACCGGGAACTGTCGCTGGACGAGGAGATCTCGTCCGCGCGCGACCTGCTGACCGCCTCCGACATCGCGGTGACCGTGCGGGTCGAACCGGTCGAGCTGCCGCCGGACGTGCGGACCGTGCTGGCCACGGTGTTGCGCGAGGGCATCGCGAACCTGTTGCGGCACAGCCATGCCACGCGCTGCGGCATCACGCTGGCGCACGAGGACGGTGTCCTGGTGCTGGACGTGGTGAACGACGGCGTGCGCCGGGCCGGCGGCACGACCCGTGCGCGGGTGACCGCGGCCGTCGGCGGAAGCGGTTCGGGCATCCGCAACCTGACGGTCCGGGTGACCGGGGTGGGCGGCACGCTGTGCGCCGGTGTCGAGGAGGACGACGTCTACCGGCTGCGGGCCGAGATCCCGCGGTAGGTCGTTCCGGGAGTCACGAATCCCTTGTCGTCGCGGGCGAATGCCCGGCCAGGGCACGAGAACGCCGGTCCACCGCGGTGGACCGGCTTCGTCGCGGGGGTCAGATCCAGCCCGCGTCGGCCGCGATGCGGACCGCGTCGACCCGGTTGCGGGCGTTGAGCTTGCCGACGATCGCGGTCAGGTAGTTGCGGACCGTCCCGGCGGACAGGGACAGCGCGCGGGCGATGTCCGGCGCGTCCGTGCCGATCGCGGTCAGCCGCAGGACTTCCAGTTCCCGGTCGGTCAACGGGCACTCGCCGCGGTCCCAGGCCGCCAGGGCGAGCTGCGAGTCGACGACCCGCCGACCGGCGGCGACGTCGCGGATCGCGTCGGCCAGCCGCGCGGGCGGCGCGTCCTTGAGGATGAATCCGTCCACACCGGCCGCCAGTGCCCGGCGCAGCGTTCCCGGCCTGGCCAGGGACGTCAGCATCAGCGTGCGCACGCCGGGTAAGGCGGTGCGGATGTCGAGCGCAGCCGTGAGGCCGTCGAGCACGGGCAGGTCGATGTCGATGACGGCGACATCGGGCTCGTGGCGGCGGACCATCGGGACGATCTGGTCGCCCGACTCCACCTCCACCACCACTTCGATGTCGGGTTCCAGGTCCAGCAACGCGACCAGTGCACCCCGGACCATGTGCATGTCCTCGGCCAACAAGACCCTGATCATCCGAGCCGTTTCCCCTCCACGAGGTCCGCCACATGGTAGCGCCGGGCCGTCCGGCGCCGCCGCGCGACGCGCGTCCGCTGTCAGGACGCGAACGTGTGCAGAACGTTCACGTCCGGTACATCCAAAGTGGAATCGGCGTGCAGCACGGCTTCGTGCAGCCGCCGCAACCGTTCCGACGGCACCAGGCCCAGCCGGTCGACCATCCGCTCGTGCAGGGCGCGGTACGACTCCAGCGCACGCCACGGCCGACCGGCGCGGTAGAGCGCGATCATGTGCTGGGCGTGGAAGTTCTCGTTCATCGGGTGCTGCGCGGTGAGCAGCGACAGGTCGGCCAGGACGCCGCGGTGGCGGCCCAGCGACAGGTCGAGGTCGATCCGCGTCTCCTGTACGCCCAGCCGCGCCTCCTCCAGCCGTGCGACCTCCTCGGCCAGGCGGGGACCGATCCGCACGTCCGCGAGCACCGGGCCACGCCACACCGCGAGGGCCTGCCCGAGCAGCGCGGACGCCTCCTCGGGCAACCCCGCGTCGACCGCGTCGCGACCAGCCGTCGCCAGGCGCTCGAACGTGGTCACGTCGACCGCGGCCGGGTCCAGGTCGAGCAGGTAGCCGCCGTAGCGCGTGACGAGCAGGTCCTTGGCCGACGTCGCGCCGGCCGCCGCGTCGATCCGTCGGCGCACGCGCAGCACGTAGGTCTGGAGCGTGGTCACGGCGCTGCGCGGCGGCTCGGCACCCCACAGCTCCTCGATCAGGTCGGCCATCGTCACGACCCGGCCCGCGTGCAGGCCGAGCAGGGCCAGCAGTTGACGCGGTTTGCTCGCCGTCGGGGTCACCGGCACGCCGGCCAGCCTCGCCTCCAACGGTCCCAGCACCTTGATCTGCATGAGGTCTCTCCCCCGGATGAAGTGCGGTCCACGGACTACAAGTCCACCCGAACGGCGACCCTTCGCACCACATACGGCCACACGTAATCGGTGTGATCGCACAACGCGGAGACCATGAAATCGTCATCGGAAATGGCGATCCGGGGATGATCGGACCACCCCGACTGCTCCGCTCGCCGGTCACCGTCGATGCGTGCGCCGGTAGAATTCCCGGCACGGATACTCCCGGGGGGAGGAATGGCCGTGGCACACCTTCCTCCCGCGTTCGGGTCGCTACGCCGGAGCGCCGCACGGGCCGCCGTCGTCGTCGCGTGCGCACTGGCCGTCGCCGAGGTGATCCGGCTGCTGCTCACCGATCTTTCCCCGCACCGGGTCGCGATGGCCGCGGCGGTGGTGCCGGCGACCGCCCTGCAGTTGCACCGGTTCACGCCATCGTCGGCGAAACCCCGGTTCGCGGCGTTCGGTGTGCTGGTGGTCCTGGTGTTCGCGCCGGTGCTGTCGGCGCGGGAGCCGTGGATCGCGTTGCCCGGGTTCGTCGCGGCGGCGGCACTGGGCGTGTTCGCGGTGGTCCCCGGCCTGGTGATCGCGACGGCGACGGTCGTCGCCTCGGGCGCGACGCACCTGGGCGGCGGGCCGAACGCCGTAGTGTCCGGTGTCGTCGCGACCACGCTGGCCGCGCTCGTGCTGTACGGCCCGACCTGGCTCGCGACCGCCGCGGACCCCGACTCCGCGCGGTCGGCGGTGGCCGCCGAACGCCGTCGGGTGGCCCGCGATCTGCACGACCTGCTCGGTTCCGGGTTGTCGGCGATCACCGTGCAGGGCGAGTTGGCGAACCGGCTGCTGCCGGAGGACCCGCTGCGCGCCAAGGAGTGCGTGACCGAGGTCGTGGACATCGCGCGGCACGCGTTGGGCGACGTCCGTTCCCTGGCGTTGGAGTTCCGGACGCCGTCCGTGCCCGAGGTGTTCGCGTCGGCGCGGGCGTTGCTGACGGCGGCCCAGGTCGCCGTGCGCCTGGACGTCGACGACCGCGAGGTTCCCGAGCCCGCCGCGACCGTGGTGGCCAAGCTGGTGCGCGAGGGCGTGACGAACGTGGTCCGGCACAGCCGGGCGACCCGGTGCGAGATCGCGTTGCGGCGTGACGGCCGAGGTCTGGAGCTGGACATCGTGAACGACGGCGCCCCCGCGTGCGCGGGCATGCCCGGCAGCGGCGTGCGGAACATGACCGAACGCGTGCGCGAGATCGGCGGCGTGCTCACGGTCGAACGCCTCGACGGCGACCTGTTCCGCCTGCGCGCCCGGGTTCCCCTGGGCGCGTCCGGCGGGCTGACCGGCTAGTAGCGCAGGAGCAGGTACTCCTTGGGGTTCGCGCCCGTGCCCGGCGCGTAGCACTCGCCGTTGGTCCGCACGGCCTGGTAGGTGTAGCCGGACGGCAGGCCGCACGCCCACGTGCCGGTCAGGTTCCGCTTGGCCGGGTCGGCGAGCACGAATTCGAGGTTGTAGAAGCCCTTCAACGGGCAGGCCACGTTGGTCCGGGACGCCGTGTAGGTGAGACCGGCCGGCACCTCGCAGGCGGCGGTGCCGGTGAGGTCGTAGCGGACGTAGTCGAGCAGCAGGTACTCCACCGAGGTCGGCACGCCGCCGCACGCCATGTTGTCCCGCAGGCGGGCATAGGTGTAACCGGGCGGCACGGAACACGCGTACGTGCCGTGCAGACTGGCTGTGCGG includes the following:
- a CDS encoding YdeI/OmpD-associated family protein, yielding MADTALRCETIEEFTDWMEANHESSTEVWVALPKKGTPVPSITRSEALDVALCYGWIDGKAYSGDVPDGWWAQRFSPRRKRSPWSKINCGRVEELIAEGRMRPPGLAQVDQAKEDGRWGAAYAPQSTAEVPADLRAALDASPVAAERFDALSRSNRYQILLNVEKAVKPETRARRIANYVLKLASDGPFRA
- a CDS encoding Cmx/CmrA family chloramphenicol efflux MFS transporter, which translates into the protein MYLLALAVFAMGTSEFMLAGFLPDLAGDLHVTVGTAGTLTTAFAVGMVVGAPLVAVLARRWSGRVLPGFVLVFLATHVVGATTSSFAVLFATRVVAALAYAGFLAVALTTATGLVPPDRTGRALAVLLSGTTLATVVGVPGGAVLGALSGWRSAFWVVTLLCVPAAVGVLTGRPARTAPAARPALRSEFALLGRPRLALAMLLGALVNAATFGGFTFLAPVVTDTAGLDGLWVPVVLMLFGVGSFFGVTAAGRLSERHRDRVLAVGGPLLSLGWAALALLADESVALMILVPVQGALSFAVGGVLITRVVHEASGAPTLAGAYATAALNVGAAVGPLVAAGTSGTRGPLWASVALVALASLIAFAARNVLTAREAHDAGSGERRRTRRR
- a CDS encoding DUF397 domain-containing protein produces the protein MNDGRWRKSSHSVGNPEQCVEVAATLGVRAIRDSKDPDKRELSFTDGGFDAFLRTLRRGLPVR
- a CDS encoding helix-turn-helix domain-containing protein, with product MSSTPDKRRVEFADELRFLRIGAGLNGKEFADRLGWHPSKVSKIENNRQDPTDADVAAWLDAVEAPAPVATRMRDELRGMRIETNSWKNRLRKGHGDRQRYSVEVEGAATRIRAFELMVVPGLVQIAEYARHVFVTAAELQETPPDTDEAVRIRLERQRVLYDSTKSIELLMCESALRYFVCPPDVMLAQIDRLLALIGLAAVRFGIIPLDTVLPSVPTNGFWIVGHRVLVETVDSEIDTDSPVDLATYHKLADSLWTVAAEGDDARRVLMRCAAAIAEKYDLNHKR
- a CDS encoding DUF6879 family protein — protein: MLPQALAQGLDLPEHDFWLFDDERLAILRFTPTGLDGAEIVTDPATVARYRHHRDRAWRHSVAFERYVSR
- a CDS encoding zinc finger protein, producing MSSRQFRWLPHEGHRHAVQTDLVAGRGGTTLCGLAVTAPTHPPPRYPDGCRPTCALCDAAWRRAEGIPIRAEGRPSAKSVADARGKPPRESESKRPHPRQSP
- a CDS encoding AfsR/SARP family transcriptional regulator; translation: MEIRVLGMLEATEHHRSVLPSAAKPRQVFALLAVRAGRVVPVPTLFAELWGDRPPRSAHATLQTYVKQLRRLMRDAGCDALGTRFGGYVLDVPSTAVDVADYERLVEAGREAVERADHETAAHHFRAALDLWRGPALVDVPTGDSLSIEVTRLEDSRLSTVECRIDAELRCGRHHVLLSELAVLTARHPLNENLCAHHMTALARSGRQFQALEAYRTLRTTLVRELGVEPSSRLRSLHLSLL
- a CDS encoding TOMM precursor leader peptide-binding protein, with the protein product MRTRERIAFKRHLKTEIVPGEAVYLVSDDHVTTLQGRHVEALAPLLDGTRTPDRVLADLPADIPADQARRLLDRLDAAGLTTLLPDDDPEDDPEAAYWDAARLAAPRGRVRVVRVGDVPFDTTVDALRRAGLHVTDDDADFTIVVCRDYLDPGLRVVDRGTTPWLPVKPTGARAWVGPVFTPGDGPCRRCLVTRLAANRPAEAHLCASLGRPGPLARPLVGLAPVAAIACHTAALEAAKWLAGHRPTGRRAIWEFDSLDLRGNRHEVSRLPQCPECGDPGVCQERNTAPVLLRSRTKRSVDGGGHRSASPGEVLDRYRHLVGPVTGVVRDIRRDDRGHAFFNSYRSGTNTAVGPTGLAALRSTLRCENGGKGVTPLHAEVGALCEALERHSAVHRGDETVVRGSFDCLDDAVHPDSVQLYDPRQYVDRHAYNAAHSAFQHVPEPFDDREVLDWTPVWSLTARRHRLLPTGMLYYGAPSPASVTANSNGCAAGSSLEDAVLQGMLEIVERDAIALWWYNRTRMPAVDLDAAGDPFVDELRDVYAGLDREVWVLDLTADLGIPVLAAVSRRIGGPHDDVMFGFGAHLDPKVALRRALTELNQVMPAVCALREEDRPGLDVDLRNWLRDCTADNQPYLRPDPVLPVRRPGDFGYTPDDDLLTDVEAVRSTLERRGMEVLVLDQTRPDIGLPVVKVVVPGMRHHWSRLGPGRLYDVPVELGRVARPVAYEETNPVPMFL